A genomic window from Glycine soja cultivar W05 chromosome 10, ASM419377v2, whole genome shotgun sequence includes:
- the LOC114371386 gene encoding agamous-like MADS-box protein AGL62: protein MESNNMPDLNGVAKKTKGRQKIEMKKMRNESNLRVTFSKRRTGVFKKASELATLCGVDVAVIMFSPGNRVFSFGSPSVDSVVQRYKTQGPPPLLTLDLNKVHSTADEVELHTHLHCLSNQIAIEKKRTKDLNHLAKAAEDQFWWARPIESMTDSQLDKYKKMLEEFKRQLKEKRGNLN, encoded by the coding sequence ATGGAGTCAAACAACATGCCAGACTTGAACGGTGTCGCTAAGAAGACTAAAGGCCGACAAAAGATCGAAATGAAGAAGATGAGAAACGAGAGTAACCTTCGGGTGACATTCTCGAAGCGTCGCACTGGGGTTTTCAAGAAAGCCAGTGAGCTTGCAACCCTTTGTGGCGTGGATGTCGCTGTGATTATGTTCTCACCCGGTAATCGAGTATTTTCGTTTGGCAGTCCCAGTGTTGATTCTGTTGTCCAACGCTATAAGACACAGGGCCCACCTCCCCTCCTTACCTTGGACCTCAACAAGGTGCACTCCACTGCGGACGAAGTTGAGCTCCACACACACCTCCACTGCTTGTCCAACCAAATTGCTATTGAGAAGAAGCGCACAAAGGATTTAAATCATTTAGCGAAGGCTGCAGAGGATCAGTTCTGGTGGGCTAGGCCTATTGAAAGCATGACCGATTCCCAACTTGACAAGTATAAGAAGATGTTAGAGGAGTTTAAGAGACAACTCAAAGAAAAACGTGGGAACCTCAACTGA
- the LOC114371387 gene encoding uncharacterized protein LOC114371387, with protein MANIRDFEFGEPIGCDGSEDDEFADSYNATASAKTKCGTKKGPMDKFSIGQYEPHLPIPSYHDIRVPLLKKEVEYTENLIKGHREQWVKYGCTIMFDAWTDRKQRCIINFLINSQVGTMFLKSVDGFDFLKMGEKIFELFDATVEEVGEENVVQVVTDNGSNYVLADIGKLPLIRKTIRRAINLVGFIYAYSSTLSLLRNFTHKRELVRHAITRFATSYLTLERLHKEKANIRKMFTSDEWTLNKLYKELKGKEAAKVVLMPLFWNSVVYTLKVMAPLVKVLHLVDGERKLAIGYIYEAMEKAKETIIKSFNNNESKYKDVFAIIDKRWNCQLHRPLHAAAHFLNLEYFYDNTDLEFDFEVTNGLFECIKKFDLEGLMEF; from the exons ATGGCAAATATAAGAGATTTTGAATTTGGTGAACCAATTGGATGtgatggaagtgaagatgatgaGTTTGCGGACTCTTATAATGCTACTGCAAGTGCAAAGACAAAGTGTGGGACTAAAAAAGGACCAATGGACAAATTTT CCATTGGTCAATATGAGCCACATTTGCCCATTCCTAGCTATCATGACATTAGAGTTCCACTCCTGAAGAAGGAAGTTGAATATactgaaaatttgataaaaggCCACAGGGAGCAATGGGTCAAGTATGGTTGTACTATTATGTTCGATGCATGGACTGATCGGAAACAAAGatgcatcattaattttttgattaacTCTCAAGTTGGTACCATGTTTTTGAAGTCTGTTGATGGCTTTGATTTTTTAAAGATGGGTGAAAAGATTTTTGAGTTGTTTGATGCCACTGTGGAGGAAGTTGGAGAAGAGAATGTTGTTCAAGTTGTAACCGATAATGGGAGCAACTATGTTTTAGCGG ATATTGGGAAGCTTCCCTTGATAAGGAAGACAATTAGAAGGGCAATTAATCTAGTTGGGTTTATCTATGCCTATTCTAGTACCTTAAGTTTGTTGAGAAATTTTACACACAAGAGAGAATTGGTGAGACATGCTATTACTAGATTTGCCACTTCTTATCTAACCTTAGAAAGGCTCCACAAAGAGAAAGCCAATATTAGAAAGATGTTTACTTCTGATgaatggaccttgaacaagctatATAAGGAGCTTAAGGGAAAAGAAGCTGCAAAGGTAGTGCTCATGCCTTTATTTTGGAATAGTGTGGTTTACACTCTTAAAGTCATGGCTCCACTTGTGAAAGTGCTTCATCTTGTGGATGGTGAAAGGAAACTAGCCATAGGCTATATTTATGAAGCAATGGAAAAggcaaaagaaacaattatcaAGTCTTTCAACAACAATGAAAGCAAGTACAAAGATGTGTTTGCAATCATTGATAAAAGATGGAATTGTCAGCTTCATAGACCATTGCATGCAGCTGCCCACTTCTTAAATCTAGAGTACTTTTATGACAACACTGacttggagtttgattttgaggtCACCAATGGTTTGTTTGAGTGCATTAAGAAGTTTGATTTAGAGGGCTTAATGGAATTTTAA